The genome window CTGCGGGACCGCACGGCCACCGTCGACTCGCTCCCCTTGATCGTCGCCTCCATCCTGTCCAAGAAGCTCGCCACCGGAGCTGCGGCGATCGTCTTCGATGTCAAGGTGGGCGACGCAGCATTCCTGCCGCGCGTCGAACAGGCGCGGGAGCTGGCGCGCCTCCTGGCCGGGATCTCCTCGGAGCTCGGCATGCAGGCCGAAGCGCTGCTCACCGACATGAACCAGCCGCTCGGAGACTGGGCGGGTCACGCCTGCGAGGTGCGCGAGGTGCTCGACTGCCTCGAAGGCCGGGGGCCGGCCGAGACCGTCGACCTCACCCTCGCGCTGGCGCTCGCCCTCGGCCGGCAGATTCGGGCCGACTGGAGCGAAGCGAGCCTGCGCGGTCTGATCGCCTCGGGTGCGGCGCGGGAACGTTTCGTGCGCTGGGCGGTAGCGCAGGGTGCGGCGGAGAGCTGGTTCGAGCACGCCAGGCTCCCGCTCGCGCCGGAAGAGGTCGTGATCCGGGCCCCGCGCAGCGGCTGCGTCGCCACGGTACGGACGCGGCAGCTCGGACTTCTGCTCGCCGAGGCCGGGGGGGCCCGGCGCTCGATCGGCGCGGAGATCGACCTCGGGATCGCGCTGCACTATCGCACCCGGCTGGGGCGGCAGGTGGAGGCTGGCGAAGAGCTGGCGCGCGTCTACCTGCGCCAGCCCGACCCGGTTCTGGCAGAACGCTTCGCCCGCTGCTTCGAGATCGGCGAAACCGTCCCGGCGCCACGGCTGATCGTCGAACGCGTCGACTCCGCCGGGAGTGCAGGCGAGCCGTTGCCGCCGCCCTCGCAGTAGCCCGGCCGCATCCTGCTGGCTTCTGCCCGAGCGGAGGCGCCTCTCGCGGCTCCCCGAGGGGCCGCCCGTTCCGATCCGATCCGGTCAGTGGAGCTCGACGTCGCTCGCGCCCGCCGCCCAAAGCAGCCGGACCCCGCCCGACGGCAGGGTCTCGAGGGCAGGGCGGGCGCGAGGGACGTTCGTGACACTGCCGCGACGCAGGACACGCCCCGAAGCATCGAGCTCGAGGACGCTCCAGGCGGGCGGCTGGGCGCCCGAGAAGGTGAGCCAGCTCGTCGCTCCAGCGACCGCCCGGGCGGCTGCCGGCGTCAGGAAGGGCTCCGTCGAACCGGCCGGTCCGGCCCAGCTGGGCGGGCTCCAATCCCGGCCGTCGAAGCGCGAAATCACCACCCGGTAGTCGTGGCCGTCGTAACGGCTCCAGGTCGCCAGGGCGCCGCCCGGGACAGCGATGACCGAGGGCGTGATGTCCGGCACCGTATTGTCGTCGGCGAGTGGCCGTGCCGCGCTCCACCGGCCCTCCACGAAATGCGCCGCGACGATCTCGTCGTCGCTCCCGTCGAAGCGGCTCCAGACGAGCAGCTTGGAGCCGTCGCCGAGCGTGGCAGCGGCCAGCGCGAGCTGGCTGCCGGGGGCCTCCCGGGCGACGACCATCGGCTCGCCCCAGCGCAGGGTCTCCCAGGCGGCATACTGCACGACGTAGCTCTGCCGGTCGGGCCCCTCGAGCCAGACGAGCCCCTCGAGGTCGCCGTTCGGCGAGGCGAGCGGCACGGCGTTCTCGCGCAGATGATTCGGGGAGGGAGCCGGCACCGGCAGAGGGTGCAGCCCCTGGCTGTCGATCTGCGCCAGGAAGAGGTCGCTCTGCTTCGAAGCGCCTCGGATACCCGGGCGCATGGGCCCTCGGGCGCTGACGAATGCGCCCTGGCGCAGGGCGAAGAGCTCCTCGATCTCGACGCCGGCAGGCAACTCGATCGCGCGTTCGCTGGTCCCGACAGCGACCCGGTACGTGCGGCCTCCGCCCTCGCTGCCCCCCGCAGTCGCAGGCCCGGCCACCGCCCGGAGCGCGACGCCGCCGGCGCCCCAGAATCCGATTTCGTGGTTGTCGCCACCGGCGACCGCAGCGACCAGGGCCAGCGCAGCGACCGGAGCCAGCGCGGCCGTTGCGACGACGGCAGAGAGGAGGGGGCTGCGGGGGCAGGTTCGGGTGGGCATGGCGAATCGGGATCGTAGGTGCCGCATCGGAAAGAGTCAAATCGTGCTGGAACCGGGCGCCCCCGGTGCGACCGGTTGCTATCATGACGGGAATGCGCGCGACAGTACTCGCTGTGGGCTCCGAGCTGCTCTCGACCGAGCGGCTAGACACCAACTCGCTCCGCCTGGCCGCGTTGCTCGAGCGCCAGGGCGTCGAGCTGATGAAGAAGTCCGTGGTCGGCGACCTCGAGTCCGAGATCGTGCGCGAGCTCTGCGCCCTGTGGGAAACGAGCGACCTCGTGCTGGTGAGCGGTGGCCTGGGTCCGACCGCAGACGACCTGACCCGCGAAGCGGCCGCCGCCGCGCTCGGCGTCGCCCTCGCGCCGGATGCCGGCGTGCTCGCCCAGATCGAAGCGCGTTTCGCGGCAATGGGGCGCCGGCTGTCGCCGAACAATCACAAACAGGCGGAGGTCCTCGTCGGAGCGGCCGTGCTCGAGAATCCGAACGGAACCGCTCCCGGGCAGCTCTTCGAGCGCGATGGCAAGGCGCTCTTCCTCTTTCCGGGTGTGCCCTACGAGCTCGACCGGATGGCCGCGGAGTTTCTGGTGCCCTGGCTCGAGCGGCACTCTCCGGGCGTCGCACGCGAGACCTGGACGATCAAGGTCGCCATGCGGCCGGAGTCCGAGGTCGATCAGGCCCTCGGTCCGGCCTACGAGGCGTTCGGTCGCGAGTGGATCACCGTCCTCGCCGGCGCGGGAGAGGTGCGCGTGCTGCTCTCGGCCGCCGGCGCCGAGGGCCCGCGCCACGAACGGCTGGCGGAAATGCGCCAGCGCACCCTCGCCCTGCTCGGCGACTCCGTCTTCGGCGAAGGGGCCGAAACCACCCTCGAGTCGGTCGTCGCGCGACTCCTCGCCGAGAGCGGACTGACCCTCGCCACGGCAGAGTCGTGCACCGGCGGTCTGGTGGCCGAGCGCCTGACTCGGGTCGCGGGCGTGAGCGCGGTGTTCGCCGGTGGCGTCGTGGTCTATTCGAACGCGTCGAAGAGCGCCCTGCTCGGTGTCGCGCCCGAGCTTCTGCAGCGCGCCGGCGCCGTTTCGGAAGCGGTCGCCCGGGCGATGGCCACGGGTGTCTCTGCGCGCCTGGGGAGCGACCTCGGTGTCGCCATCACCGGCATCGCCGGCCCCGGGGGGGGCTCGGCCGAGAAGCCCGTGGGCACCGTTCATCTCGCGGTGGCGGGCCCGGGGGAGCTCCCGGTCGAGCACCGGCTGGCGCGATTTCCCGGCAACCGCGAGCGCATCCGCCTTTTCGCCTCCCAGATGGCGCTCGAGATGCTGCGCCGCCGACTGATCTCGAACCTCGCCGGAGCCTCGGCAGGGGGGGCCAGGGTGAGCGTTTGACCCTGCACTGGATCGGCCTGGTCGCCGCTTCCTACCTGCTGGGATCGCTCTCCTTCAGCCTGGCTGTCGTGTGGCTCCTGCAGCGCACCGATGTGCGCAAGATGGGGAGCGGGAACGCCGGTGCCACGAACGTGCTGCGCACCGCCGGACGCTGGCCGGCGCTCCTCGTCCTGCTGCTCGACATCGCGAAGGGGATCGTGCCGGTGCGGGTGGCACGCGCCCTGGGGGCGCCGGCCGAGGTGGTCGCTGCGGCCGCGTTGGCGGTGGTCGTCGGCCACGTCTTTCCGCTTTTTTTCGGCTTCCGTGGCGGCAAGGGGGTGGCCACAGGTTTCGGCGCCCTGGTGGCGCTGTTGCCGCTCGCCGCCGGAACAGCGATGGCCATCTTCGCGCTCACCGTGGTCGCGACGCGCTATGTCTCTCTCGGGTCGGTGGTCGCCGCCGCGGCGCTGCCGTTGCTGGCCGCGCTCTATGCGCGCCTGGGCTGGTCGCCCGGACTGTCGGGCAGCGCTCTGGTGCTCACCTGCGCCTGCACGGGCCTCGTCGTCCTGCGGCATTCGGAGAACCTGAAGAGGCTCCTCGCCGGCAGCGAACACCGTCTCGGGGAAGGTCGAGGGTAGAGGGAGATGACGCAGATCGGAGTCCTCGGGGCGGGTTCCTTCGGCACCGCCGTCGCCGTGCATGCCGCGCGTGCCGGACATCGCACGACGCTCTGGGTTCGGCGCGAGGAGGCTGCGACCGAGATGCAGGCCGCGCGCGAGAATCTGCGCTACCTTCCGGGCGTGATCTTCCCCGACGGCCTGACGATCACCCACGACCTCGGGGCCCTCGCCGGGGCCGATCCGCTGGTGCTGGCGGCACCCTCGCACGGCTACCGTTCGGTGCTGCGCGACTTCCTCGAGGTCCGCGGCTCGCGGCAGCCGCTGACGGTCGTCTCGGCGACCAAGGGGATCGAAGCCGAATCGCTCGCCCGCATGAGCCGGGTCTCGGCGGAGGAGTGCGGGCGTGCCGGGACTCCGCTGCGCTTCGCCGCATTCTCCGGGCCGACTTTCGCCGCCGAGCTGGCGCGAGCCGCACCCTCGGCGGCCGTGGTCGCCAGCGAAGACATGGCGCTCGCGGCGGAGCTGCGCGAGACGCTCGCCAGCCCGACGCTTCGCCTGTACTCCTCCTCCGACGTCGTCGGAGTCGAGCTCGCGGGCGCCGCGAAGAACGTGATCGCCATCGGCGCCGGCGTCGTCTCCGGACTCGGGCTCGGGCACAACACGCTCGCCGCCCTGATCACGCGCGGGCTGCACGAGATCACCCGCCTCGGTCTCGCCTATTCCGGCGACCAGAAGACCTTTTCGGGGCTGGCCGGACTGGGGGACCTCGTGCTCACCTGCACGGGTGGCCTGTCGCGCAACCGGCGCACGGGGATGGAGCTCGCCCAGGGCAAGACCCTGCAGCAGATCCTGGAGGAGACGACCGAAGTGGCGGAGGGCGTCAAGAACTCGCGCGTCATTCTGCAACTGGCGCGGGCCGTCGGGGTCGAGATGCCGATCAGCGAGCAGATGGTCGCCGTGATGTACGAGGGCAAACCGGCCAAGCTGGCCGTCCACGAGCTCATGACCCGCGACCTCAAACACGAGGCCGCGCACTAGGGCCTTTCCGAAAAGGAGGAGCGATCGCCCCAGTCCTTGAGCCCCACGATTCCGGGCTGCACGGCGATCCGATAGACTTGCCCATGGCAACCCACCAGACCGTTCTCATCCTCGATTTCGGGAGTCAATTCACCCAGCTGATCGCGCGCCGGCTGCGCGAGCATCGGGTCTACTGCGAAGTGCACCCGTACTCTCTGCCAGCCGAAGAGATCCGCCGCCGCGCGCCGATCGGCATCGTCCTCTCGGGCGGGCCGCAGAGTGTCTACGACACCGGGGCGCCGCACGCCGAGACGACGCTTCTCGAGCTCGGCATTCCGGTGCTCGGCATCTGTTACGGCATGCAGCTGGTCGCGCACCTGCTCGACGGCAAGGTCGAACGCGCGGAGCGCCGCGAGTACGGGCGGGCGGAGGTCGAAATGCAGGAGCGCGGCCTGCTCTTCGCCGGACTCGACGCGGCCGAAACGGTCTGGATGAGCCATGGCGATCATGTGACCCGGCTGCCTTCCGGCTTCGTGCAGACCGCGCGGACTTCGAACGCGGCGGTCGTCGGCATGGAGGATCGGGCGCGGGGGATCTACTGTATCCAGTTTCACCCCGAGGTTTCGCACACCGTCCACGGCTCGACCGTGCTGCACAACTTCCTCTACAAGGCCTGCGGCGCCACCGGCGACTGGACGATGGCCTCGTATCTCGACGAGGCCGCGACGACGATCCGGGAGCGCACGCGGGGCGAGAAGGTGCTCTGCGGGATTTCCGGCGGAGTCGACTCGGCGGTGACGGCGGCTCTCCTCAAGCGCGCCATCGGCGACGACCTGGTCTCGGTCTTCGTCGACACCGGCCTGCTGCGCAAGGGGGAGCGCTCCCAGGTCGAGGCGAGCCTGACCGACGGCCTGGGGATTCCGATCGTGACCGCCGACGCCGGTGCGGACTTTCTCGGCGCGCTCGCCGGGGTGACCGACCCGGAGGCCAAGCGCAAGGCGATCGGCCGCGTTTTCATCGACGTCTTCCAGCGTGAGGCGCGCAAGTTCTCCGGCGTGAAGTTCCTCGCCCAGGGAACGCTCTACCCGGACGTCATCGAGTCGACCTCGGTGCGGGGACCCTCGGCGGTGATCAAGTCGCACCACAACGTCGGCGGGCTCCCGGAGCGGCTCGGTTTCGAGCTCGTCGAGCCCCTGCGCTGGTTGTTCAAGGACGAGGTCCGCCAGCTCGGACGCGAGCTCGGACTGCCGGAGGAGTTCATCGGTCGCCATCCGTTCCCCGGCCCGGGCCTCGCGGTGCGGATCCTCGGCGAGGTCACCGCCGACAAGGTCGCCCTGCTGCAGGAGGCCGACGCGATCTTTCTCGCGGAGCTCCGCGAAAGCGGCTGGTACGAGAAGGTCTCACAGGCGTTCGCGGTCCTCCTGCCGGTGAAGACCGTCGGTGTCATGGGCGACTTCCGCACCTACGAGAACGTCCTCGCCCTGCGCTCCGTCGAGACCCACGACTTCATGACCGCCGACTGGAGCCACCTGCCGCACGAGCTCCTCGGAAGAGTCGCAAACCGCATCGTCAACGAAGTCCGCGGCATCAATCGCGTCGTCTACGACGTCACCTCGAAGCCGCCAGGCACGATCGAGTGGGAGTGACTCGAGGCCTCGAGGCGGGATTCGGCGAGGGCGTCGAGGGGAACCCGCAGGGCCATGTCGATTTCCACCCGGCTCGTTCGTCGTCCATATGAGACGCCAATGGAGCCGGCTCAAACCAGGAGACTTGCGATGCGTGTGATGGTGATTGCGAAAGCCAACGAGGAGATGGGAAAGAGCATGGCCGCCCCGACGCCGGAGATGCTCGAGGCGTTCGCGGCGATGGACAGGTTCACCGAGGAGCTGGTCCAGGCCGGGGTCTTCATCGCCGCAGCCGGGCTCCAGAACAGCGCCCAGGCCAAACGGATCGTCTGCGAAGGTCCCAAGCGCACGGTGGTCGACGGGCCGTTCGCCGAAACCCGCGAGCTCATCGCCGGCTTCTCGATCTGGGAGGTCAAGGACATGGACGAGGCCCTGGCCTGGGCGAAGCGCGCTCCCAATTGCATGCCGGGCAAGAGTGAGATGGAGATCCGGCCGTTCTACGAGGCGGAGGATCTCGCCGGGTTCGTGACGCCCGAGGAGCTCGCGAAATCTCGCGAAGGGACGCGCGGCAAGCTCGGCGTCGCCTGATCCCGCGAGCAGGTTCGACGGTGTGCGCCGGGAATTCGACGCTCCCGCCGCCGCCTTCCTCCACGAATGGGGAAGCCCGCCATCTTGTCTCTTCGGCGGCCCTGGCCGAGAATGCAGTGTGACCTCGGGCGAGACCCACCGCACGATCGAAGCGACCTTTCGCATCGAGCGGGCCAGGCTCATTGCGGGTCTGGCTCGCCTGGTGCGTAACGTCGACCTGGCCGAGGATCTGGCGCAGGACGCTCTGGTCGTCGCTCTCTCCGAATGGCCGAAATCCGGCGTTCCGGCCAACCCGGGCGCCTGGCTGATGGCCGCCGCGAAACGGCGCGGAATCGACGCCTTCCGGCGCGACAGGATGCTCGACCGCAAGCATGCCGAGATCGCGCAGACCCTGGATGCGGCGCGTCCCCAGGAGGCCGAGGCCATGGTAGCGGCCATGGACGACGATCTCGGCGACGAGCTGCTGGGCCTCATCTTCACGGCCTGCCACCCGATCCTGTCGCCCGACGCGCGTGCGGCGCTCACCCTGCGGGTGGTCGGCGGCCTCTCGACCGACGAGATCGCCCGCGCTTTTCTGTCGAGCGAGGCGACGATTGCCCAGCGCATCGTCCGCGCCAAGAAGACCATCGCCAAGGCCGGGCTCGGTTTCGAGGTGCCGCGGGGCGCCGACCGGGCGGCGCGGCTGCCCTCGGTGCTGGAGGTCATCTATCTCATTTTCAACGAGGGCTATGCCGCGACGGCGGGCGACGACCTTGTCCGGCCGGACCTCTGCCTGGAGGCGCTACGACTCGGCCGCATGCTGGCGGGGCTGATGCCCCGCGAGGCTCCAGAGACGGCAGAGGTGCTGGGCCTCCTGGCCCTGATGGAGATCCAGGCGTCGCGCCTGCGTGCGCGCGCCGGGCCGGACGGCGCTTTCATCCCGCTCACCGAGCAGGATCGCGGACGATGGGACCAGCTCCTGATCCGCCGAGGCCTCGAGGCGCTG of Thermoanaerobaculia bacterium contains these proteins:
- a CDS encoding competence/damage-inducible protein A, which gives rise to MTGMRATVLAVGSELLSTERLDTNSLRLAALLERQGVELMKKSVVGDLESEIVRELCALWETSDLVLVSGGLGPTADDLTREAAAAALGVALAPDAGVLAQIEARFAAMGRRLSPNNHKQAEVLVGAAVLENPNGTAPGQLFERDGKALFLFPGVPYELDRMAAEFLVPWLERHSPGVARETWTIKVAMRPESEVDQALGPAYEAFGREWITVLAGAGEVRVLLSAAGAEGPRHERLAEMRQRTLALLGDSVFGEGAETTLESVVARLLAESGLTLATAESCTGGLVAERLTRVAGVSAVFAGGVVVYSNASKSALLGVAPELLQRAGAVSEAVARAMATGVSARLGSDLGVAITGIAGPGGGSAEKPVGTVHLAVAGPGELPVEHRLARFPGNRERIRLFASQMALEMLRRRLISNLAGASAGGARVSV
- the plsY gene encoding glycerol-3-phosphate 1-O-acyltransferase PlsY translates to MTLHWIGLVAASYLLGSLSFSLAVVWLLQRTDVRKMGSGNAGATNVLRTAGRWPALLVLLLDIAKGIVPVRVARALGAPAEVVAAAALAVVVGHVFPLFFGFRGGKGVATGFGALVALLPLAAGTAMAIFALTVVATRYVSLGSVVAAAALPLLAALYARLGWSPGLSGSALVLTCACTGLVVLRHSENLKRLLAGSEHRLGEGRG
- a CDS encoding YciI family protein, whose translation is MRVMVIAKANEEMGKSMAAPTPEMLEAFAAMDRFTEELVQAGVFIAAAGLQNSAQAKRIVCEGPKRTVVDGPFAETRELIAGFSIWEVKDMDEALAWAKRAPNCMPGKSEMEIRPFYEAEDLAGFVTPEELAKSREGTRGKLGVA
- a CDS encoding RNA polymerase sigma factor, yielding MTSGETHRTIEATFRIERARLIAGLARLVRNVDLAEDLAQDALVVALSEWPKSGVPANPGAWLMAAAKRRGIDAFRRDRMLDRKHAEIAQTLDAARPQEAEAMVAAMDDDLGDELLGLIFTACHPILSPDARAALTLRVVGGLSTDEIARAFLSSEATIAQRIVRAKKTIAKAGLGFEVPRGADRAARLPSVLEVIYLIFNEGYAATAGDDLVRPDLCLEALRLGRMLAGLMPREAPETAEVLGLLALMEIQASRLRARAGPDGAFIPLTEQDRGRWDQLLIRRGLEALARAEALGGAGMRVEGAGPYVLQAALAACHARARRAADTDWPRIAALYDRLRVVMPSPVVDLNRAIAYSMAFGPEAGLKLVEEIADAGALRDYAPMPAARGDFLFRAGRLAEARSEFEVAAALTRNVRERTFLLARAVACDREP
- the guaA gene encoding glutamine-hydrolyzing GMP synthase, encoding MATHQTVLILDFGSQFTQLIARRLREHRVYCEVHPYSLPAEEIRRRAPIGIVLSGGPQSVYDTGAPHAETTLLELGIPVLGICYGMQLVAHLLDGKVERAERREYGRAEVEMQERGLLFAGLDAAETVWMSHGDHVTRLPSGFVQTARTSNAAVVGMEDRARGIYCIQFHPEVSHTVHGSTVLHNFLYKACGATGDWTMASYLDEAATTIRERTRGEKVLCGISGGVDSAVTAALLKRAIGDDLVSVFVDTGLLRKGERSQVEASLTDGLGIPIVTADAGADFLGALAGVTDPEAKRKAIGRVFIDVFQREARKFSGVKFLAQGTLYPDVIESTSVRGPSAVIKSHHNVGGLPERLGFELVEPLRWLFKDEVRQLGRELGLPEEFIGRHPFPGPGLAVRILGEVTADKVALLQEADAIFLAELRESGWYEKVSQAFAVLLPVKTVGVMGDFRTYENVLALRSVETHDFMTADWSHLPHELLGRVANRIVNEVRGINRVVYDVTSKPPGTIEWE
- a CDS encoding thymidine phosphorylase, which translates into the protein MSAYDVLSRLRAGESLRSGDLGEVARAAADGSWSDAQLAAFLMGVAIRGLDLDRTRELTAGMLDSGERWRLAEERPNLLDKHSTGGVGDKASLLLAPLLAAAGAPVIMLTGRGLGHTGGTADKLEAIPGFRQELSRGRALELLDRCGIALGIATAGIAPADRKLYALRDRTATVDSLPLIVASILSKKLATGAAAIVFDVKVGDAAFLPRVEQARELARLLAGISSELGMQAEALLTDMNQPLGDWAGHACEVREVLDCLEGRGPAETVDLTLALALALGRQIRADWSEASLRGLIASGAARERFVRWAVAQGAAESWFEHARLPLAPEEVVIRAPRSGCVATVRTRQLGLLLAEAGGARRSIGAEIDLGIALHYRTRLGRQVEAGEELARVYLRQPDPVLAERFARCFEIGETVPAPRLIVERVDSAGSAGEPLPPPSQ
- a CDS encoding NAD(P)-dependent glycerol-3-phosphate dehydrogenase — encoded protein: MTQIGVLGAGSFGTAVAVHAARAGHRTTLWVRREEAATEMQAARENLRYLPGVIFPDGLTITHDLGALAGADPLVLAAPSHGYRSVLRDFLEVRGSRQPLTVVSATKGIEAESLARMSRVSAEECGRAGTPLRFAAFSGPTFAAELARAAPSAAVVASEDMALAAELRETLASPTLRLYSSSDVVGVELAGAAKNVIAIGAGVVSGLGLGHNTLAALITRGLHEITRLGLAYSGDQKTFSGLAGLGDLVLTCTGGLSRNRRTGMELAQGKTLQQILEETTEVAEGVKNSRVILQLARAVGVEMPISEQMVAVMYEGKPAKLAVHELMTRDLKHEAAH